A region of Pyxidicoccus parkwaysis DNA encodes the following proteins:
- a CDS encoding aldo/keto reductase — MAPTPNAAAAGTFKLGDLTVNRMGYGAMRITGEGIWGEPKNPTEAKAVLRRAVELGVQLIDTADSYGPDVSERLIGETLHPYPPGVVIATKGGLVRGGPGIWNRDCSPAHLTRALEGSLKRLRVERIDVYQLHAVDPRVPFEESVGTLARLREQGKIRHVALSNVSVEQLRAARRLVPIVSVQNRYNLTDRQSDDVLAECEREGLGFLPYFPLAANALTGDNSPLVQAAKRHGVTPGQLALAWLLHRSPVMLPIPGTSSVKHLEENVAAASVKLTADEMRALERG, encoded by the coding sequence ATGGCCCCGACACCCAACGCCGCAGCGGCAGGTACCTTCAAGCTGGGCGACCTCACCGTCAATCGCATGGGCTACGGCGCCATGCGAATCACCGGCGAGGGCATCTGGGGAGAACCGAAGAATCCCACCGAGGCGAAGGCCGTGCTGCGCCGCGCCGTGGAGCTGGGCGTGCAGCTCATCGACACCGCGGACTCGTACGGGCCCGACGTCTCCGAGCGCCTCATCGGCGAGACGCTGCACCCGTACCCGCCCGGCGTCGTCATCGCCACCAAGGGTGGGCTCGTGCGCGGCGGCCCCGGCATCTGGAACCGCGACTGCAGCCCCGCGCACCTCACCCGTGCGCTGGAGGGCAGCTTGAAGCGCCTGCGCGTCGAGCGCATCGACGTGTACCAACTCCACGCGGTGGACCCGCGCGTGCCCTTCGAGGAGTCCGTCGGCACCCTCGCGCGCCTGCGCGAGCAGGGGAAGATCCGCCACGTCGCGCTCTCCAACGTGTCCGTGGAGCAGCTGCGCGCGGCGCGCAGGCTGGTGCCCATCGTCTCCGTGCAGAACCGGTACAACCTCACGGACCGGCAGAGCGATGACGTGCTGGCGGAATGTGAGCGCGAGGGCCTGGGCTTCCTCCCCTATTTCCCGCTCGCGGCCAACGCGCTGACGGGCGACAACAGCCCCCTGGTGCAGGCGGCGAAGCGCCATGGTGTGACGCCGGGGCAGCTCGCGCTCGCATGGCTGCTGCACCGCTCGCCCGTCATGCTGCCGATTCCCGGCACCTCCTCCGTCAAGCACCTGGAGGAGAACGTCGCGGCCGCGTCGGTGAAGCTCACCGCGGACGAAATGAGAGCACTGGAGCGCGGCTGA
- a CDS encoding adenylate/guanylate cyclase domain-containing protein → MPNAPHPQPPPHDFSLEEYKALRTLQRAVDDLLEESLRERETLTQSFLRCFPPVLKLTGAKAVAITTRDEELVEQTWGEGDWGDRYPGSLLEGPSGARRLDGDTLVTQPLDVAGTRVGTFGMLFPGAHATPEAEARLLRMLDTVAEQLDTVLCLVHTASEKHQLIIQCNTHLANPVFEAGMDQAVLTLAQRVRLPGFLLLYKDAVQPHVLHYRTYRNGYLEFESGEQPSPVLEKAIRQHGPRLLATEESALRQLFGGRSTEAVLISGAVASEPLGKIVIWSDSGFSAYSMDLIRVLASTLSQRLLDYNRERIHLSQFFPNSVIDALLQDPNYAQHLRAQDQEVGILFADINGFTRICEQGFDSPRNIGRFVDEWSERAVGCIWEHGGVFDKMVGDCVIGLFGPPFFKSSRLERAQAAVRAACDIQAFTASLGARDEVAALCQRVKLPGLGVAVGVNLANANCGLFGPNRQYTAFSSGMNQTARLQSLAGFRETLVMESVREVLATSREPFFQGLRFGPLTETPVKNVAQPLRHYQLMSLKP, encoded by the coding sequence ATGCCGAACGCGCCGCACCCGCAGCCGCCGCCTCACGATTTCTCCCTCGAAGAATACAAGGCCCTGCGCACCCTCCAGCGGGCCGTGGATGACCTCCTCGAGGAGAGCCTCCGCGAGCGGGAGACGCTCACCCAGTCCTTCCTCCGCTGCTTCCCGCCCGTCCTCAAGCTCACCGGCGCGAAGGCCGTCGCCATCACCACCCGCGACGAGGAGCTCGTCGAGCAGACCTGGGGCGAGGGCGACTGGGGAGACCGCTACCCCGGCTCGCTCCTGGAGGGCCCGTCCGGCGCGAGGCGACTCGACGGTGACACGCTGGTGACGCAGCCTTTGGACGTCGCCGGCACGCGCGTGGGGACGTTCGGAATGCTCTTCCCCGGAGCGCACGCCACACCGGAGGCCGAGGCGCGCCTGCTGCGCATGCTGGACACCGTGGCGGAGCAGCTCGACACCGTGCTGTGCCTCGTGCACACCGCGTCGGAGAAGCACCAGCTCATCATCCAGTGCAACACGCACCTGGCCAACCCCGTCTTCGAGGCGGGCATGGACCAGGCGGTGCTGACGCTGGCGCAGCGCGTGCGGCTGCCGGGCTTCCTCCTGCTCTACAAGGACGCCGTGCAGCCCCACGTGCTGCACTACCGCACCTACCGCAACGGCTACCTCGAATTCGAAAGCGGCGAGCAGCCCAGCCCGGTGCTGGAGAAAGCCATCCGCCAGCACGGCCCGCGCCTGCTCGCGACGGAGGAGTCCGCGCTGCGCCAGCTCTTCGGCGGCCGCAGCACCGAGGCGGTGCTCATCTCCGGCGCGGTGGCCAGCGAGCCTTTGGGGAAAATCGTCATCTGGAGCGACTCGGGCTTCTCCGCGTACTCCATGGACCTCATCCGCGTGCTGGCCTCCACGCTGAGCCAGCGCCTGCTGGACTACAACCGCGAGCGCATCCACCTGTCGCAGTTCTTCCCCAACTCCGTCATCGACGCGCTCCTGCAGGACCCGAACTACGCGCAGCACCTGCGCGCGCAGGACCAGGAAGTCGGCATCCTCTTCGCGGACATCAACGGCTTCACCCGCATCTGCGAGCAGGGCTTCGACAGTCCGCGCAACATCGGCCGCTTCGTGGACGAGTGGAGCGAGCGCGCCGTGGGCTGCATCTGGGAGCACGGCGGCGTCTTCGACAAGATGGTGGGCGACTGCGTCATCGGCCTCTTCGGCCCGCCCTTCTTCAAGTCCTCACGCCTGGAGCGCGCGCAGGCCGCGGTGAGGGCCGCGTGTGACATCCAGGCCTTCACCGCGTCGCTCGGCGCGCGCGACGAGGTGGCCGCGCTGTGCCAGCGGGTGAAGCTGCCGGGGCTGGGTGTGGCGGTGGGCGTCAACCTGGCCAACGCCAACTGCGGCCTCTTCGGCCCCAACCGGCAGTACACGGCCTTCTCCAGCGGGATGAACCAGACGGCGCGCCTGCAGTCGCTGGCGGGCTTCCGCGAGACGCTGGTGATGGAGAGCGTGCGCGAGGTGCTGGCCACTTCGCGCGAGCCCTTCTTCCAGGGCCTGCGCTTCGGACCGCTGACGGAGACGCCGGTGAAGAACGTGGCGCAGCCCTTGCGCCACTACCAGCTCATGTCGCTCAAGCCGTGA
- a CDS encoding metallophosphoesterase family protein — MRFVHCSDVHITEDYTKYSLLRLGWRRWFALVELTLGGRAKRYLRAPEVLSAIVRDAESHRVDHLILSGDLTAYALDGEFDGARKALGPLAEDPRRCSIVPGNHDVFTPGSIRADRFARHFGQLLKSDLPEYQREGPYPFVRLVGTEAAVVGLLSTRRAPLPAFPYGEIGEAQLGGLAALLRDSRLDGRAVLVTVHHAPRNRKGRPDRWNHGLRDADALLRLLPGPRFAVLHGHIHERYYHPATADRPHLFGAGSSTEAGHEGYWVIEVADGKVVGGQPHTPAL, encoded by the coding sequence ATGCGCTTCGTCCACTGCTCCGACGTCCACATCACCGAGGACTACACGAAGTACTCCCTGCTCCGGCTCGGCTGGCGGCGCTGGTTCGCCCTCGTCGAGCTCACCCTCGGCGGCCGTGCGAAGCGCTACCTCCGCGCCCCCGAGGTCCTCTCCGCCATCGTCCGTGACGCCGAGTCACACCGCGTGGACCACCTCATTCTTTCCGGAGACCTCACCGCCTACGCCCTCGATGGCGAGTTCGACGGAGCCCGCAAGGCCCTGGGCCCCCTCGCCGAGGACCCGCGCCGCTGCTCCATCGTCCCCGGCAACCACGACGTCTTCACCCCCGGCAGCATCCGCGCCGACCGCTTCGCCCGCCACTTCGGCCAGCTCCTCAAGAGCGACCTCCCCGAGTACCAGCGCGAGGGCCCGTACCCCTTCGTCCGCCTCGTCGGAACCGAGGCCGCCGTCGTGGGCCTGCTCTCCACCCGCCGCGCCCCCCTGCCTGCCTTCCCCTACGGCGAAATCGGCGAGGCCCAGCTCGGGGGGCTGGCGGCCCTGCTGAGGGACTCTCGCCTGGACGGCCGGGCGGTGCTCGTCACCGTCCACCACGCGCCCCGCAACCGGAAGGGCCGCCCGGACCGGTGGAACCACGGCCTGCGCGACGCGGACGCACTCCTGCGCCTGCTGCCCGGCCCTCGCTTCGCCGTCCTCCACGGCCACATCCACGAGCGCTACTACCATCCCGCCACCGCGGACAGGCCCCACCTCTTCGGCGCCGGCTCCTCCACCGAGGCCGGCCACGAGGGCTACTGGGTCATCGAAGTCGCGGACGGGAAGGTGGTGGGTGGACAGCCGCACACGCCGGCCCTGTGA
- a CDS encoding PEGA domain-containing protein, which translates to MTRIALLLALSLGALPAPARSAEPRKARAVKVMVLPFQAVTADVPARSGPRVTARLVAEVHAAEGLKLVEWDAAMAAARAEGGTSVAPAVAREAGTGSTAMPAAARGDTKAAATPAVANGKANGSTTALAVARDTAGPQANARDSARAETGGAQANVRDGMQAPAEEPLTVAREAVKEATTARDAHDFKRADAALSRALDAYSAGAAQLTDASELADAYALRAAVRYATGRDEEAAVSLTQALALAPSHPLPLAATSPLFAKTVERVRAAQESGPRGGVRFESVPSGLAVTLDGKSVGNAPLRVTDVPPGAHLWRAVLPSGDAVGGIVEVAPDKQAVVQVRPAGTGPDAALALALASNRLDAAALEAASAMGRAAGADLVVLGTVARVATGLAVDAFVLAPGDAAPRRLSRMSVDTELLEASAPLREGITAVAARGVEAGAKEALPVVPATGVVSASPSSQVTYPASVARAPEAPKPDAPAPDRKPLQPIRKPLVRP; encoded by the coding sequence ATGACGCGGATTGCGCTCCTGCTCGCCCTGTCCCTCGGTGCCCTCCCCGCTCCCGCGCGGTCCGCCGAGCCTCGGAAGGCCCGGGCCGTGAAGGTGATGGTGCTTCCGTTCCAGGCTGTCACAGCGGACGTGCCCGCGCGAAGCGGGCCCCGTGTCACCGCGCGGCTCGTGGCGGAGGTGCACGCGGCGGAGGGGCTCAAGCTCGTCGAGTGGGATGCCGCGATGGCGGCTGCGCGCGCGGAGGGTGGGACGAGCGTTGCGCCCGCTGTTGCCCGAGAGGCCGGGACGGGCTCCACCGCCATGCCCGCAGCGGCGCGTGGGGATACGAAGGCCGCTGCTACGCCGGCCGTGGCGAACGGAAAGGCGAACGGGTCCACCACCGCGCTTGCAGTGGCGCGCGACACCGCCGGGCCCCAAGCCAACGCGCGCGATTCCGCTCGAGCCGAGACCGGAGGAGCACAAGCCAACGTGCGCGATGGCATGCAGGCTCCCGCCGAAGAACCCCTGACGGTGGCACGCGAGGCCGTGAAGGAGGCCACCACCGCGCGCGATGCCCACGACTTCAAGCGTGCGGATGCGGCACTGAGCCGCGCGCTGGATGCCTATTCCGCAGGGGCCGCGCAGCTCACGGATGCGTCGGAATTGGCGGATGCGTATGCCCTCCGAGCCGCCGTCCGCTATGCCACCGGTCGTGACGAAGAGGCCGCCGTGAGTCTCACCCAGGCGCTCGCGCTCGCGCCCAGTCATCCACTCCCGCTGGCCGCCACCTCCCCCCTCTTCGCGAAGACGGTGGAGCGCGTGCGCGCGGCGCAGGAGTCCGGGCCTCGCGGCGGCGTGCGCTTCGAGTCCGTGCCTTCGGGCCTCGCGGTGACGCTCGATGGGAAGTCCGTGGGCAACGCGCCCCTGCGTGTCACGGATGTTCCTCCCGGCGCGCATCTGTGGCGCGCGGTGCTGCCCTCGGGTGATGCAGTGGGTGGCATCGTGGAGGTGGCTCCGGACAAACAAGCCGTCGTGCAGGTGCGCCCCGCTGGTACAGGTCCCGATGCGGCGCTCGCGTTGGCACTCGCGAGCAATCGACTGGACGCCGCCGCGCTCGAAGCAGCCTCGGCGATGGGCCGTGCGGCTGGCGCGGACCTCGTCGTGCTCGGCACGGTGGCGCGTGTGGCCACGGGCCTCGCGGTGGACGCGTTCGTCCTCGCTCCGGGAGACGCAGCTCCGCGCCGCCTGTCCCGCATGTCCGTCGACACGGAGCTGCTGGAGGCCAGTGCGCCGCTGCGCGAGGGCATCACCGCCGTGGCTGCGCGCGGCGTGGAAGCGGGTGCGAAGGAAGCCCTGCCCGTGGTGCCCGCAACGGGTGTGGTTTCCGCATCCCCCTCCTCGCAGGTGACGTACCCCGCGAGCGTGGCGCGCGCTCCCGAAGCGCCGAAGCCCGACGCTCCGGCACCGGACCGCAAGCCGTTGCAACCCATCCGCAAACCCCTGGTCCGTCCGTGA
- the gluQRS gene encoding tRNA glutamyl-Q(34) synthetase GluQRS, whose product MSASHAPRASTPSESPFRGRFAPSPTGRMHLGNIRSALLGWLQAHAAGGRFLLRIEDLDRARCKPQHVDDLMRDLEWLGLTWDETPLIQSQRDDVYRDAIAKLERAGLVYPCFCTRGEIARAASAPHGLSEEGPRYPGTCAHLTTEQIAERARTRAPAYRFRARPGEVRFEDQLLGPYSQDVDAVVGDFVVRRNDGVASYQLAVVVDDAASGITHVLRGDDLLSSTPRQLQLYAALGLTAPAFLHVPLVFGEDGKRLAKREGAFALAELRERGLPPERVLGLLAAWSGLGDGSPVTLQELVSRFHPDALPRTPVVAREAVLVEALGLR is encoded by the coding sequence GTGAGCGCGTCCCACGCACCGCGAGCCTCGACTCCATCCGAGAGCCCATTCCGTGGCCGCTTCGCACCCAGTCCCACGGGGCGTATGCACCTGGGCAACATCCGCAGCGCGCTACTCGGATGGCTCCAGGCTCACGCCGCCGGAGGCCGCTTCCTCCTTCGCATCGAGGACCTGGACCGCGCCCGCTGCAAGCCCCAGCACGTGGACGACCTGATGCGCGACCTGGAGTGGCTCGGCCTCACGTGGGACGAGACGCCCCTCATCCAGAGTCAGCGCGATGACGTCTACCGCGACGCCATCGCGAAGCTCGAGCGAGCCGGCCTCGTCTACCCGTGCTTCTGCACGCGCGGGGAAATCGCCCGCGCCGCCAGCGCTCCGCACGGCCTCTCCGAGGAAGGCCCTCGCTACCCCGGCACCTGCGCCCACCTCACCACCGAGCAAATCGCGGAGCGCGCCCGCACCCGCGCTCCCGCGTACCGCTTCCGCGCCCGCCCCGGCGAGGTCCGCTTCGAGGACCAGCTCCTCGGCCCGTACTCCCAGGACGTCGACGCGGTGGTCGGAGACTTCGTGGTGCGCCGCAACGACGGCGTGGCCAGCTACCAGCTCGCGGTGGTGGTGGACGACGCGGCCAGCGGCATCACCCACGTACTGCGCGGCGACGACCTGCTCTCCTCCACGCCCCGCCAGCTCCAGCTCTACGCGGCGCTCGGCCTCACCGCGCCGGCCTTCCTCCACGTGCCGCTGGTCTTCGGTGAAGACGGCAAGCGGCTCGCCAAGCGCGAGGGTGCCTTCGCCCTCGCGGAGCTGCGCGAGCGGGGCCTTCCTCCCGAGCGCGTCCTGGGCCTGCTCGCCGCCTGGAGCGGCCTGGGCGACGGCAGCCCCGTGACGCTCCAGGAGCTGGTGAGCAGGTTCCACCCCGACGCGCTGCCTCGCACGCCCGTGGTGGCCCGCGAGGCCGTGCTCGTCGAAGCACTCGGCCTGCGCTGA
- a CDS encoding DUF2254 domain-containing protein: MAGTQALSRMEARRGAPERARAGDVHTLRWWWRHRLWLLPVVGALVGACLGVLLVQPPAFLGHVLRGVAWQATVPEARGMLSTALGVALSSLSIILSLSMLVVQNAAAQYSPRLLRLYLHSAGIRVIIPVFVATSTFCLVAAQAFGYVPEAERAPRPALSLVLLLLVICEGALVFQVLDTLQFMRVENLVRKVGEDTLSVARMLRHLRLGELVTPAMLPERTAASWPLRVKRNGFLVAVDVRMLLAVASSRELVVHVERAIGEPVIRDGEVGWVEPTGRGPAPPREATEALLRHAIVLDRWRDADADVALGMRQLVDVAIKALSPGINDPYTAVESVDQLTFLLCELASMRLGPRVLSDDAGRARVFLRAPTLLDCLTLATDQILRYGAAEPAVVFRLLRLAGAVGQHARGAEDRQAAHETMQRILATAERALAGSPWLEPLRQHAEALEKAWEGGPLPPLPSIGF; the protein is encoded by the coding sequence ATGGCGGGGACCCAGGCACTGAGTCGCATGGAGGCGCGGCGCGGGGCCCCGGAGCGTGCCCGGGCGGGGGACGTCCACACGCTCCGCTGGTGGTGGCGGCACCGGCTATGGCTGCTGCCCGTGGTGGGCGCGCTGGTGGGTGCCTGCCTGGGCGTGCTGCTCGTGCAGCCCCCCGCGTTCCTCGGCCACGTGCTGCGCGGAGTGGCCTGGCAGGCCACGGTGCCCGAGGCGCGCGGCATGCTCTCCACCGCGCTCGGCGTCGCGCTGTCCTCGCTGAGCATCATCCTGTCCCTGTCGATGCTCGTGGTGCAGAACGCCGCTGCACAGTACTCGCCACGCCTGCTGCGCCTGTACCTGCACAGCGCCGGCATCCGCGTCATCATCCCGGTGTTCGTCGCCACCAGCACCTTCTGCCTCGTGGCCGCGCAGGCCTTCGGGTACGTGCCAGAAGCGGAGCGCGCTCCTCGACCGGCGCTCAGCCTGGTGTTGTTGCTGCTCGTCATCTGCGAGGGGGCGCTCGTCTTCCAGGTGCTCGACACCCTCCAGTTCATGCGCGTGGAGAACCTGGTGCGGAAGGTCGGCGAGGACACGCTGAGCGTCGCGCGGATGCTGCGGCACCTCCGGCTGGGAGAGCTGGTGACGCCGGCCATGCTCCCGGAGCGCACGGCCGCGTCCTGGCCGCTCCGGGTCAAACGCAACGGCTTCCTCGTCGCGGTGGATGTGCGGATGTTGCTGGCGGTGGCCTCGTCGCGGGAGCTCGTCGTCCACGTGGAGCGTGCCATCGGCGAGCCGGTGATTCGGGACGGAGAGGTGGGCTGGGTCGAGCCCACGGGCCGGGGACCGGCGCCGCCGCGCGAGGCCACCGAGGCGCTCCTGCGCCACGCCATCGTCCTGGACCGCTGGCGGGACGCGGACGCCGACGTGGCCCTGGGCATGCGGCAGCTCGTGGACGTGGCCATCAAGGCGCTGTCTCCCGGCATCAACGACCCGTACACCGCCGTTGAGTCCGTGGACCAGCTCACCTTCCTTCTGTGCGAGCTGGCCTCGATGCGCCTGGGGCCCCGCGTGCTGTCTGATGACGCGGGCCGCGCGCGCGTCTTCCTTCGCGCGCCCACGCTGCTCGACTGCCTGACGCTCGCCACGGACCAGATTCTCCGCTATGGCGCCGCCGAGCCCGCCGTGGTGTTCCGGCTGCTGCGGCTGGCGGGAGCCGTGGGACAGCACGCGCGCGGCGCCGAGGACCGGCAGGCGGCCCACGAGACGATGCAGCGCATCCTCGCGACGGCCGAGCGGGCCCTGGCGGGCTCGCCGTGGCTGGAGCCCCTGCGCCAGCACGCCGAGGCCCTGGAGAAGGCCTGGGAGGGAGGGCCGCTCCCGCCATTGCCATCCATTGGCTTTTGA